Proteins encoded by one window of Salvia splendens isolate huo1 chromosome 14, SspV2, whole genome shotgun sequence:
- the LOC121764568 gene encoding piriformospora indica-insensitive protein 2-like has product MAHLRLPLLLAFFSILAASVLAQPPLNPAEQDALYLILDSVSPGTPWRRLFPDDLCSSAPHGVACDFFDFSSATSHVTELSFGYVSDYTPNPPCNPNSTLRPSLLAPLPYLRKLMFYKCFSHTETEIETQFPDFSALGRNSALEELIFIENPALIGSLGGKIGNLRRLRRLVLTGSGVSGGISDWIGEFTYLEQLTLSRNGFSGEIPMNAFRNMKKLKILDLSENAFHGAMPESVGSAAALVKLDLSHNGFSGKIPKNLTCLKKVEFLDLSYNRFGSFGFPLALAEMPSLKEVYLSGNFLGGEIPDIWENMRGIIGIGLSSMGFVGKIPKSMGVQLKNACYIGLDNNMLQGVVPVELGELQFVSELNLENNNLSGKLPFSADFMSKLGGKLKLEGNFDLCIDEALKSLHLGHLNICRKPYVSKNALFHESACPISTLPFLALLLGILAQIGVFM; this is encoded by the coding sequence ATGGCTCACTTGcgcctccccctcctcctcgccTTCTTCTCCATCCTCGCCGCCTCCGTCCTCGCCCAGCCGCCGCTCAACCCGGCGGAGCAAGACGCGCTCTACCTCATCCTCGACTCCGTCAGCCCCGGCACCCCCTGGCGCCGCCTCTTCCCCGACGACCTCTGCTCCTCCGCCCCCCACGGCGTCGCCTGCGACTTCTTCGACTTCTCCTCCGCCACCTCGCACGTTACCGAGCTCAGCTTCGGCTACGTCTCCGACTACACCCCCAACCCCCCCTGCAACCCTAACTCCACCCTCCGCCCCTCCCTCCTCGCGCCGCTCCCCTACCTCCGCAAGCTCATGTTCTACAAATGCTTCTCGCACACGGAAACGGAAATTGAAACTCAATTCCCCGATTTCTCCGCCCTCGGCCGCAATTCCGCGTTAGAGGAGCTGATCTTCATCGAGAATCCCGCCCTAATCGGCTCCCTCGGCGGAAAAATCGGAAACCTAAGACGACTGCGGCGGCTCGTTCTCACCGGAAGCGGCGTCTCCGGCGGAATCTCCGACTGGATCGGAGAATTCACCTATCTCGAGCAGCTCACGCTCTCGAGGAACGGTTTCTCCGGCGAGATCCCAATGAATGCTTTTCGGAACATGAAGAAGCTGAAGATTCTAGATCTGAGCGAGAATGCCTTCCATGGAGCGATGCCGGAATCAGTCGGATCCGCGGCTGCGTTGGTGAAGCTCGATTTGAGCCACAACGGATTCTCTGGAAAAATTCCAAAGAATCTCACGTGCTTGAAGAAGGTGGAGTTTCTCGATCTGAGCTACAACAGATTTGGTAGCTTTGGGTTTCCTTTGGCTTTGGCAGAGATGCCGAGTTTGAAGGAAGTGTATCTGAGCGGCAATTTTCTGGGAGGGGAGATTCCTGACATTTGGGAAAATATGAGGGGCATAATTGGAATTGGGCTCTCCAGCATGGGGTTTGTTGGTAAAATCCCCAAATCAATGGGAGTACAACTCAAGAATGCATGCTACATAGGGCTTGACAACAACATGCTTCAAGGGGTTGTACCTGTGGAGCTTGGTGAATTGCAGTTTGTGAGTGAGTTGAATTTGGAAAACAATAATCTCAGTGGGAAGCTGCCATTTTCTGcagatttcatgtcaaaattagGGGGGAAGTTGAAGCTGGAGGGCAATTTCGACCTTTGCATTGATGAGGCTTTGAAATCGCTTCATCTTGGCCATCTCAACATTTGCAGGAAACCTTATgtttccaaaaatgcccttttcCATGAGAGTGCATGTCCTATTTCCACTTTGCCATTTTTGGCTTTGCTTTTGGGGATTTTAGCTCAAATTGGGGTTTTCATGTGA
- the LOC121764570 gene encoding CRIB domain-containing protein RIC6-like, translating to MASKPKVKGIFKGFKYISQIFDDEKEDEIQIGLPTDVKHVAHIGWDGPAVDTPSWMNQFSGSPGLHSAPLGPPTGGEKREPEIKWVSEDANTKRSNRSADLPDVPRSSRRNQSGDGESSPKKQRDPNKVKQRRNHSKDSVEGGSVKSNRDPSDSANPGVPDPAKKSRRKKSRDSNGSARPQSRANADPGPDGESSINNPELDN from the exons ATGGCTTCAAAACCTAAGGTGAAGGGCATTTTCAAGGGCTTCAAGTACATTTCCCAAATTTTTG ATGATGAAAAAGAAGACGAGATACAAATTGGTTTACCCACAGATGTAAAGCATGTGGCGCATATTGGATGGGATGGACCTGCTGTTGATACCCCAAGCTGG ATGAATCAGTTTAGTGGATCTCCAGGTTTGCATTCTGCTCCTTTAGGGCCCCCAACTGGTGGAGAGAAAAGGGAGCCTGAAATTAAATGGGTCTCTGAAG ATGCAAACACCAAGAGAAGTAATAGAAGCGCTGATCTCCCTGACGTACCAAGATCGTCAAGGCGCAATCAGTCGGGAGATGGTGAGTCGTCTCCGAAGAAGCAAAGAGATCCCAATAAGGTAAAGCAGAGGAGAAATCACTCAAAGGACTCAGTGGAAGGAGGCAGTGTTAAGTCGAACCGCGACCCATCTGACTCGGCCAACCCCGGGGTCCCGGATCCTGCCAAGAAATCGCGAAGAAAAAAGTCAAGGGACTCCAACGGATCCGCACGTCCTCAGTCGAGGGCCAACGCCGATCCCGGCCCCGATGGTGAATCATCTATCAACAATCCCGAATTGGATAACTGA